DNA from Methanobacteriales archaeon HGW-Methanobacteriales-1:
GGGCTGTTCCAAAAGCTCGTAATACATATCATACTTCATTATGATCCCTCATGACCTAAATAATATTGAATAATATTTAAAATATATAATCATTTAGTTGATAAAAATATAGAATTTAATTATGAATTATTATGAATTTATTAATTACCTATTTATCAAAGTCTATTATCTTAATTATGCAATATTAATATTTAAATGGTACTGCTTTATCAATAGCTGGCAATCCATTAAGAAAAATCAGTGCAGCAGTCAATTTTAATGTAAAGCTATATATAATTTCAAAGAATTTTGAAAAATAGTCATAATTGACTAAAATTTAATCCAAAGCCAGCCATAACTTAGCAATACATACTGCGGTTCTGGCAGATTCTATTGCATCAGGAGCCAGCAAACATACAATAGGTTCTTTACCCCATGCTCCTAAATGATAAATCACGTCTGGAACCTCTCCAATTTTATTTATAGCTTCTTTAACTCCCCAAGGAATAGTCCCACCTTCTTCATTTTTAATATTCTCTGGTTCTTGGGTTCTATCATAAGAAGAAACTTTAAGGCCCAGTTTCTGGCAGATTTCAATTATTTGAGGGTGATACTTGAGATCAATGGCACTTCTCTTTCTCGAATCGTATTTTCTAACATTTAAAACCATACGGGCCATGTGAGAAGATGCTCCAAATTCTGGTTCCCTGCAAGCAAAAGCCCTTCCATTAAAAGTAGTTATCCTTCCTGGAATTCCTGCAACATCTTTTTCAGTTTTAGCATCTATTTTGGCCATTACTAAATTGGTCCTAACTTCAGGAACAATAAATGCAAATTCCTCAGAGGAAGTCAGTATTTCCAATCCCTTTTTAAGGTTTTCAATTTCCATAATGTAAAATATTTATTTGATTAAATATAACCGTATTGTTATATTAACTTTGAAAAATAATTAACTTACAACAGAATAACAATAGCATTTGAGTATTATCATATCATTACAAGCATATTAAGATATAAAATTTTAGATTATAATTGTAATATTTATTAAAAAATATGGCCATAGGTTATTGTTATTTTCGTAAATTGGGGGATTTTATGGAAAAAATCAAAGAATTTAAAGGTATTAAAGGACATTTAGAAGCATTTAAAGATGAAGTGATAGATGCCAAACGAATTGCTTTTGCGGGAGTTCCTGGAGTCTGCACTCCTTTTGCACTACTTTTTGCATATTCCATTAGAGAAAAGGAAACTATTTTTATTCCAATCACGGACATTAATAAAGCTCGTAAAATGAAAATAACTGATTATGGGCTAGAATTAGGGGAAAAAACTAATGCAAATGCTGATGTTTTAGTTCTTTTAGGAGGTCTTTCCATCCCCCATATTGGATCTAATCCCAGTGATATTAATGAATTAGTTGAAAATGTTTTAATTGATGGTGGAAAAGTAATTGGAATATCCTACATGGATATGTTCCGCAAAGCAGATTGGGATAGTAAAGTAGATTTTGATTGTATTATTAATGCAGATCTAGAAGGATATGTATTAAAATAGAATTTATTAAATATCCTTATTCAACATTTTTTAAATATTAATAATGAAATTAAAGAATAAAAGGAATTAATATGCCCGAAAATCATTTAAATAATGGAAATCCTAATTATAAAAAATTAAATGATTTATATTCTATTCAAATGGCAAAAGGCCAATTATACGAAACAATTATCACAACTAAAAATGTTAATGGGTTTGAAAAGAATCTAGGCAACTTAAAAGAGTCTGATAATTTAAAATCAGATGATAACGATACTAATGGTTC
Protein-coding regions in this window:
- a CDS encoding thiamine-phosphate synthase, which gives rise to MEIENLKKGLEILTSSEEFAFIVPEVRTNLVMAKIDAKTEKDVAGIPGRITTFNGRAFACREPEFGASSHMARMVLNVRKYDSRKRSAIDLKYHPQIIEICQKLGLKVSSYDRTQEPENIKNEEGGTIPWGVKEAINKIGEVPDVIYHLGAWGKEPIVCLLAPDAIESARTAVCIAKLWLALD
- a CDS encoding DUF2124 domain-containing protein — translated: MEKIKEFKGIKGHLEAFKDEVIDAKRIAFAGVPGVCTPFALLFAYSIREKETIFIPITDINKARKMKITDYGLELGEKTNANADVLVLLGGLSIPHIGSNPSDINELVENVLIDGGKVIGISYMDMFRKADWDSKVDFDCIINADLEGYVLK